A region from the Dehalogenimonas sp. THU2 genome encodes:
- a CDS encoding Zn-ribbon domain-containing OB-fold protein — protein MTIKLSFKEYDAALRENRLMGLKCGRCQETLCPPRGACAHCGSTDLEPVELSGRGKIASFTTLFVAAEGRDQELPYALALVALEEGPHLIGRIDTACPDKLDMSVIGKNVTTAHAVFGGDKYSAGDAAYPLFKLAD, from the coding sequence ATGACGATAAAGCTGTCTTTCAAAGAGTACGACGCGGCGCTGCGGGAAAACCGGTTGATGGGCCTGAAATGCGGCCGCTGCCAGGAGACTTTGTGCCCGCCGCGGGGCGCCTGCGCTCATTGCGGATCCACCGATCTTGAGCCTGTCGAGCTTTCCGGCCGGGGCAAGATCGCCAGTTTCACCACCCTCTTCGTGGCGGCGGAAGGCCGCGATCAGGAACTGCCGTATGCTCTGGCGCTGGTGGCCCTGGAAGAAGGACCGCACCTCATCGGGCGCATCGATACCGCCTGTCCGGACAAGCTGGATATGAGCGTCATCGGTAAAAACGTGACCACCGCACACGCGGTTTTCGGGGGGGACAAATACTCCGCCGGGGATGCGGCCTACCCGTTATTTAAACTCGCCGATTAA